A stretch of the Lactuca sativa cultivar Salinas chromosome 9, Lsat_Salinas_v11, whole genome shotgun sequence genome encodes the following:
- the LOC111888111 gene encoding disease resistance protein RPV1: MFILFLQSFLINFQQQKHYLSNLSSVPSMVSSSTSSIQKSFKYDVFISFRGIDTRKNFVDHLYHALKHKSIYTYKDDERITRGKRISDELIGSIKDSKFYIIVFSKNYASSSWCLDELVKIMECHKTNDHTAYPIFYDVEPTEVRNQSGAVGEAFVKHEMEEDARKWRQALKEAADLAGWELKNTADGHEARFIKKIVEELSLELRSINFSIDEKLVGMEIRIKDVMSCLATDIDDVRMIGIKGMGGGGKTTLARAVFDQISFHFEGKSFIDNVREVSNASLSGLKSLQSQVLSDVLNDRCISITSVHEGKNKMKQIMCDRKVLVVLDDVDHIDQLDALAGEPDWFKDGSRIIITTREEQVLVAHRVNVIQNVNLLSDKEAICLFSRYAFGREIPIEGYEELSREVVRYAAGLPLTIRVLGSFLCGKSELEWIDAQERLKTIPLTETMKKLELSYIGLDEDYKEIFLDVACILQGWRKESAIEFLESCGFHARNGLKVLEQKSLINTTLGFEYVKMHDHIKELGRNIVRRSHPDKPNKHSRLWIKDEIEDILVNDLGTKATRHIRLWSRSQKLNPETVLKGLRRTTELRSLHLSLRYFDASRSGCFNCNWKFNHASPYLPNTLQYLFWNGYPFRSLPETFQAYNLVGLDLMSSRMAQLWEGGAKKVLNKLRFLRLNCLKLRTLDLGLAPNLETLTVGECRDLLELYMPVACPKLKSIDLSGTKLRTLDLGPAPNLKVLILNECRDLVELYIPHGCLKLENLNFTRLKLRILELGSSPNLEALSLYECKDLVEFHFPDGCVKLRYINFTRTKLTSLDLGQALNLEILILDECEDLVELHMPSRSVNLISLLLSNSKSRTLDIGLSPNLEHLNLNNCYHLEELNMSDECQKLTSLEIRHSKLRTLDLQLTPNLKKLDLKECHNLVIHSHSIKGLEKLVYLNLTGCLSFGSFLFETRDYGTSCTVDESLEVGPLAELHLVAESLERCQFHPDNSLPKFEFTCFYKENRHLLTGNLEKLVSIGLCACTNLETFSQSICGLQHLRKLILKGNIPEAPRDLNQLECLEELTLLSTDIIRLPDSICMLKNLKSLELISCWCLEKLPEDFGLLKCLEELHLSCTKIKHLPDSICMLKHLRYLELVECLLLEKLPEDVGRLECLEELTLSSTKIEYLPDSICMLKHLESLELNHCLLLEKLPEDLGQLECLEKLNLMECKILRGIPNSICKMICLKELDLQDTCINYLPKSILLLKGLRIVGSRGLLQSCGFTSQIQISEIENFCYVEV, encoded by the exons ATGTTCATTCTTTTCTTGCAATCATTTCTCATAAACTTTCAACAGCAAAAACATTATTTATCAAATCTTTCAAGCGTACCTTCAATGGTGTCTTCTTCAACTTCATCCATTCAGAAGAGCTTTAAATATGATGTATTTATAAGTTTTAGAGGTATAGATACTCGTAAGAACTTCGTTGATCATCTTTATCACGCTCTTAAGCACAAAAGCATTTACACTTACAAGGACGACGAGAGGATCACCAGAGGGAAAAGGATCAGTGATGAGCTGATTGGATCCATTAAAGACTCAAAATTTTATATCATTGTTTTTTCCAAGAACTATGCTTCTTCGTCTTGGTGCCTCGATGAGCTTGTGAAGATAATGGAGTGTCACAAAACGAATGACCATACTGCCTACCCCATCTTCTATGATGTGGAACCCACCGAAGTCCGCAACCAAAGTGGGGCAGTTGGAGAAGCCTTTGTGAAACATGAAATGGAAGAGGATGCGAGGAAATGGAGACAGGCTCTGAAAGAAGCAGCCGATCTGGCTGGGTGGGAGTTGAAAAACACTGCTGATGG GCATGAAGCTAGATTCATCAAAAAAATTGTTGAAGAGCTTTCACTAGAATTACGCTCCATCAACTTCAGCATTGATGAAAAATTAGTAGGCATGGAAATCCGGATCAAGGACGTCATGTCATGTTTAGCAACTGATATTGATGATGTTCGCATGATCGGGATTAAGGGGATGGGAGGTGGTGGGAAGACAACTTTGGCCAGAGCTGTTTTTGATCAAATATCCTTTCATTTTGAAGGTAAAAGCTTCATCGACAATGTCAGGGAAGTTTCAAATGCTTCTTTGTCCGGTTTGAAGTCTTTGCAAAGTCAAGTCCTTTCAGATGTCTTAAATGACCGTTGTATCTCTATAACTAGTGTTCATGAAGGGAAAAACAAGATGAAGCAGATTATGTGTGATAGAAAGGTTCTTGTTGTACTAGATGATGTGGATCATATAGACCAACTTGATGCGTTAGCCGGTGAGCCTGATTGGTTTAAGGATGGAAGCAGAATTATCATCACAACAAGAGAAGAGCAAGTGTTGGTAGCACACAGGGTGAACGTGATTCAAAATGTCAATCTTTTATCGGATAAGGAAGCAATTTGCCTCTTCAGTAGATATGCATTTGGGAGAGAGATTCCAATTGAAGGGTATGAAGAGCTATCAAGAGAAGTTGTTCGTTACGCTGCTGGACTTCCCTTAACGATTAGAGTTTTGGGTTCGTTTCTCTGTGGTAAAAGTGAGCTTGAATGGATAGATGCCCAAGAAAGATTAAAAACAATTCCATTAACAGAAACTATGAAAAAGTTAGAACTAAGCTATATTGGTCTAGATGAGGATtacaaagaaatatttttggatGTTGCATGCATACTGCAAGGTTGGCGAAAGGAAAGTGCCATTGAATTCCTTGAAAGCTGTGGATTTCATGCTAGAAACGGTTTAAAAGTTCTTGAGCAAAAATCTCTCATAAATACTACTCTTGGTTTTGAGTATGTGAAGATGCATGATCATATTAAAGAACTGGGGAGAAATATTGTTCGTCGTTCACACCCCGATAAACCTAACAAACATAGTCGATTGTGGATCAAAGATGAAATCGAAGATATATTGgttaatgacttg GGTACTAAAGCAACAAGACACATACGACTCTGGTCGCGGTCGCAGAAACTCAATCCAGAAACTGTTTTGAAGGGTCTTAGAAGGACAACCGAACTTAGATCTCTTCATCTGTCTCTGAGATATTTTGATGCAAGTAGAAGTGGTTGTTTTAATTGTAATTGGAAATTTAATCATGCCAGCCCATACCTTCCAAACACTTTACAATATCTGTTCTGGAACGGGTACCCTTTTAGGTCTTTACCTGAAACATTTCAAGCATATAATCTTGTTGGACTTGATTTGATGAGCAGCAGAATGGCACAACTGTGGGAAGGTGGAGCAAAAAAG GTTCTTAACAAGCTAAGATTCCTTCGCCTCAATTGCTTAAAGTTGAGGACACTTGACCTTGGGCTGGCTCCAAATCTCGAAACATTGACTGTTGGAGAATGCCGTGACTTGTTAGAACTTTACATGCCTGTTGCATGTCCGAAGCTTAAGTCCATTGACCTTTCTGGTACTAAGTTGAGGACCCTTGACCTTGggcctgctccaaatctcaaggTGTTGATTCTTAATGAATGCAGAGATTTAGTAGAACTTTACATTCCTCATGGATGTTTGAAGCTCGAAAACCTCAACTTCACGAGGTTAAAGTTGAGGATCCTTGAACTCGGGTCCTCTCCAAATCTCGAGGCGTTGAGTCTTTATGAATGCAAAGATTTGGTAGAATTTCACTTTCCTGACGGATGTGTAAAGCTCAGATACATCAACTTTACAAGGACAAAGTTAACATCCCTTGACCTTGGGCAGGCTTTGAATCTTGAGATATTGATTCTTGATGAATGTGAAGATTTGGTAGAACTTCACATGCCCAGTCGAAGTGTGAATCTCATATCCCTACTACTCAGTAATTCGAAGTCGAGGACTCTTGACATTGGGTTGAGTCCAAATCTCGAGCACTTGAATCTTAATAATTGTTATCATCTGGAAGAACTTAATATGTCAGACGAATGTCAAAAGCTTACATCCCTCGAGATTAGACATTCAAAACTGAGGACACTTGACCTTCAGCTGACTCCAAATCTGAAGAAGTTAGACCTTAAAGAATGTCATAATTTGGTCATACATTCCCATTCCATTAAAGGTCTAGAAAAGCTTGTCTACTTGAACTTAACTGGTTGCTTGAGTTTTGGATCTTTTTTGTTTGAAACTAGGGATTATGGTACTTCTTGTACTGTAGATGAATCACTTGAGGTGGGTCCTTTAGCTGAGCTACATCTTGTTGCTGAGTCCCTAGAAAGATGTCAATTTCATCCCGACAATAGTTTGCCAAAGTTTGAGTTTACatgtttttataaagaaaatagacACTTACTGACTGGAAATCTTGAAAAGCTAGTTTCGATAGGTTTGTGTGCCTGCACTAACCTTGAGACATTTTCACAAAGCATTTGTGGGTTACAACATTTAAGAAAGCTTATACTCAAAGGCAATATTCCAGAGGCACCCAGGGACCTTAACCAGTTAGAATGTTTGGAAGAGCTAACTTTGTTGTCTACAGATATTATCCGTCTTCCTGATAGCATTTGCATGTTGAAAAATTTGAAATCTCTCGAACTTATATCTTGTTGGTGTCTTGAGAAGTTACCTGAGGATTTTGGCCTATTAAAATGTTTAGAGGAGCTACATTTGTCATGTACAAAGATTAAACATCTTCCGGATAGCATTTGTATGTTGAAACATCTTAGATATCTTGAACTTGTTGAATGTTTATTGCTTGAGAAGTTACCTGAAGATGTAGGCCGATTAGAATGTTTAGAGGAGCTGACTTTGTCATCTACAAAGATTGAATATCTTCCGGATAGCATTTGTATGTTGAAACATTTGGAATCTCTAGAACTTAATCATTGTTTGTTGCTTGAGAAGTTACCTGAGGATCTTGGCCAATTAGAATGTTTAGAAAAGCTAAACCTAATGGAGTGCAAAATTTTACGAGGTATCCCAAATAGCATTTGTAAGATGATATGTCTAAAGGAGTTGGATCTACAAGATACATGCATAAATTATCTTCCGAAGAGCATTCTTTTGTTGAAAGGTCTGCGTATTGTTGGGTCCAGAGGGCTTCTTCAGTCGTGTGGTTTTACATCCCAGATACAAATATCAGAAATCGAAAATTTCTGCTATGTAGAGGTGTGA